In one Bacillus thuringiensis genomic region, the following are encoded:
- a CDS encoding CPBP family intramembrane glutamic endopeptidase: MQPAIQLSNEQKYSMSWGQFISSVVFAFFGTGLITVFLAMPLTIYTAGLTNKKQIALYESIANTASTVLQLAVLLFFIFKFEPAKKLLLKSFNFKALKEWRTYVYLLLFFVINIVLNYILLNYVFQDATKQQSSALSLDVFKQYEILLLLSFAILTPIFEELIFRGFILRFFSERFPFWIAAIVTSFFFGIAHTYSLGVMVITFFMGLLMAILCKKTKSIIPAMLFHIMNNMLAFLG; encoded by the coding sequence ATGCAACCCGCTATACAACTTTCTAATGAACAGAAATACTCTATGTCATGGGGACAATTTATTAGCTCCGTTGTATTCGCTTTTTTCGGAACCGGACTTATTACTGTGTTCCTCGCAATGCCCTTAACAATTTATACAGCTGGTCTCACAAATAAAAAACAAATTGCCCTGTACGAATCTATTGCCAATACCGCAAGTACCGTATTACAACTAGCCGTATTGTTATTCTTCATTTTTAAATTCGAACCCGCAAAAAAATTACTACTAAAATCTTTTAACTTTAAAGCACTGAAAGAATGGCGCACATACGTATATTTACTTCTTTTCTTCGTTATAAACATCGTACTCAATTACATACTGTTAAATTATGTGTTCCAAGACGCAACGAAACAGCAATCTTCCGCACTAAGCTTAGACGTCTTTAAGCAATATGAAATATTATTGCTTCTCAGCTTCGCCATACTCACACCTATTTTTGAAGAGCTTATTTTCCGTGGTTTTATACTTCGCTTCTTCTCAGAACGCTTTCCATTTTGGATTGCAGCCATCGTAACAAGTTTCTTCTTCGGTATCGCTCATACATACTCACTTGGGGTAATGGTCATTACTTTCTTTATGGGATTATTAATGGCGATTTTATGTAAAAAAACAAAGTCCATTATTCCAGCTATGTTATTTCATATTATGAATAATATGTTAGCATTCTTAGGATAA
- the sspI gene encoding small acid-soluble spore protein SspI yields the protein MSFNLRGAVLANVSGNSQDQLQETIVDAIQSGEEKMLPGLGVLFEVIWKNADENEKHEMLETLEQGLKK from the coding sequence ATGAGTTTTAATTTACGCGGTGCCGTATTAGCGAATGTATCTGGAAATTCACAAGATCAATTACAAGAAACAATCGTCGATGCAATTCAAAGCGGTGAAGAAAAAATGCTTCCAGGTCTTGGCGTTTTATTTGAAGTCATTTGGAAAAACGCTGATGAAAATGAAAAGCACGAAATGTTAGAAACACTAGAGCAAGGATTAAAAAAATAA
- a CDS encoding M42 family metallopeptidase — protein sequence MTKLDATLTMLKELTDARGIAGNEREPREVMKKYIEPFADELSTDNLGSLVAKKVGEENGPKIMVAGHLDEVGFMITQIDDKGFLRFQTVGGWWSQVMLAQRVTIVTRKGDVTGVIGSKPPHILPPEARKKPVEIKDMFIDIGASSQEEAMEWGVRPGDQVVPYFEFQVMKNEKMLLAKAWDNRIGCAIAIDVLKQLKDEKHPNVVYGVGTVQEEVGLRGAKTSANYIKPDIAFAVDVGIAGDTPGVTSKEAQSKMGDGPQIILYDASVIGHTGLRDFVVDVADELQIPYQYDSVAGGGTDAGAIHIAVNGIPSMAITIATRYIHSHAAMLHRDDYENAVKLIVEVIKRLDKDAVHNITFN from the coding sequence ATGACAAAATTAGACGCGACATTGACAATGCTAAAAGAATTAACAGATGCACGTGGTATTGCCGGTAACGAGCGTGAACCACGCGAAGTAATGAAGAAATATATCGAGCCATTTGCAGACGAGCTTTCTACTGATAATTTAGGGAGTTTAGTTGCGAAAAAAGTAGGGGAAGAAAACGGCCCGAAAATTATGGTTGCAGGTCATTTAGATGAAGTTGGCTTTATGATTACGCAAATTGATGACAAAGGTTTCCTACGCTTCCAAACGGTGGGTGGCTGGTGGTCACAAGTTATGCTTGCACAGCGCGTGACGATTGTAACGCGTAAAGGAGATGTAACAGGTGTAATTGGTTCAAAACCACCGCACATCTTACCTCCAGAAGCACGTAAAAAGCCAGTTGAAATTAAAGACATGTTCATCGATATCGGTGCTTCTAGCCAAGAAGAAGCAATGGAGTGGGGCGTACGACCAGGAGATCAAGTTGTACCTTACTTTGAATTCCAAGTGATGAAGAATGAAAAAATGTTACTTGCAAAAGCATGGGATAACCGAATCGGTTGTGCGATTGCAATTGACGTATTAAAACAATTAAAAGATGAAAAGCATCCAAACGTTGTATACGGCGTTGGAACTGTACAAGAAGAAGTTGGTCTTCGTGGTGCAAAAACATCTGCGAATTATATTAAACCAGATATCGCGTTCGCAGTAGATGTTGGTATCGCTGGAGATACACCGGGTGTAACGTCAAAAGAAGCGCAAAGTAAAATGGGCGATGGACCACAAATCATTTTATATGATGCTTCTGTTATTGGACATACAGGTTTACGTGATTTCGTAGTTGATGTTGCTGACGAATTACAAATCCCATACCAATATGATTCAGTAGCGGGCGGGGGAACTGATGCGGGTGCGATTCATATTGCTGTAAACGGTATTCCTTCTATGGCAATTACAATTGCAACGCGCTATATTCATTCTCATGCAGCAATGTTACACCGTGATGATTATGAAAATGCAGTAAAGTTAATTGTAGAAGTTATTAAACGTCTTGATAAGGATGCTGTACATAACATTACATTTAATTAA
- a CDS encoding TetR/AcrR family transcriptional regulator: MSIKNTNDPRVKRTRQLIQDAFVALVGEKGFENVTVQHIAERAPVNRATFYSHYHDKYDLLDKSIEEMLEKLAEVIKPKNRNKEDFQLTFDSPHPTFLALFEHIAENVNFYNVMLGDKAAGNYSYKMMKTIQVHLTLSLSISQPDDEDLMVPRDILISYVTGAHIGMIMSWLKRGMIYTPHFMAMQLTRLIILGAHTAAGLERPF, from the coding sequence ATGTCTATTAAAAATACAAATGATCCACGTGTAAAGCGAACGAGACAACTCATTCAGGATGCTTTTGTCGCTTTAGTAGGCGAAAAAGGCTTTGAAAATGTAACTGTTCAACATATTGCAGAACGCGCTCCTGTAAATCGCGCTACATTTTATAGCCATTACCATGATAAATATGACCTATTAGACAAAAGTATTGAAGAAATGTTAGAGAAGCTAGCAGAAGTAATTAAACCGAAAAATAGAAATAAAGAAGATTTTCAACTTACATTCGATTCACCTCACCCTACATTTTTGGCTTTATTCGAACATATCGCAGAAAATGTAAACTTTTATAACGTTATGCTTGGGGATAAAGCTGCCGGAAACTACTCTTATAAAATGATGAAAACGATACAAGTGCATTTAACATTAAGCTTGTCTATTTCACAACCAGATGACGAAGATCTTATGGTTCCTCGTGATATTTTGATTAGTTATGTGACAGGGGCTCACATCGGAATGATTATGTCATGGTTAAAAAGAGGAATGATATATACCCCGCATTTTATGGCGATGCAATTAACTCGTTTAATTATTTTAGGCGCTCATACTGCAGCAGGATTAGAACGACCTTTTTAA
- a CDS encoding TrmH family RNA methyltransferase — translation MIRQEEREIHIMKNIDSVQNPRVKQWKKLQTKKERDKKGLFFVEGFHLVEEALKAGIVTELIVSDQTDLPKDWTVNDVEMYIVPEAIVKILRETETTQGVFAVCEKHEKEVALTDGKFLLLDGLQDPGNLGTIIRTADAAGIHAVVLGEGCVDVYNSKVLRSTQGSIFHLPIVKGNLEEWVDKLKENNVPVYGTALENGVPYGEVTPAGSFALIVGNEGNGVRQEILAKTDQNLYIPIYGGAESLNVAVAAGILTYYLQSPVANK, via the coding sequence ATGATAAGACAAGAAGAGAGGGAAATACATATTATGAAAAACATTGATTCAGTACAAAATCCGCGTGTAAAGCAGTGGAAAAAGCTGCAAACGAAAAAAGAACGCGATAAAAAAGGTTTATTTTTTGTAGAAGGATTCCACTTAGTCGAGGAAGCTTTGAAGGCAGGAATTGTAACGGAACTTATCGTTTCAGATCAGACAGACCTTCCGAAAGATTGGACAGTTAATGATGTGGAAATGTATATCGTACCTGAGGCGATTGTCAAAATACTTCGTGAAACAGAAACGACACAAGGTGTATTTGCTGTTTGTGAGAAGCATGAGAAAGAAGTAGCTCTTACTGATGGGAAATTCCTTTTATTAGATGGCCTGCAAGACCCAGGTAATTTAGGAACAATTATTCGTACAGCTGATGCAGCTGGTATTCACGCCGTTGTGCTTGGAGAAGGTTGTGTTGATGTTTATAATAGTAAAGTACTCCGCTCTACACAAGGCTCTATTTTCCACTTACCAATTGTAAAAGGGAACTTAGAAGAATGGGTAGACAAGTTAAAAGAAAATAACGTTCCTGTATATGGAACAGCTCTTGAAAATGGAGTTCCGTATGGTGAAGTAACGCCGGCTGGCAGTTTTGCATTAATTGTAGGAAATGAAGGGAACGGCGTACGCCAAGAAATTCTTGCAAAAACGGATCAAAACTTGTATATTCCGATTTACGGCGGGGCAGAATCATTAAATGTTGCGGTTGCAGCAGGGATTTTAACGTATTATTTGCAAAGCCCGGTTGCGAACAAATAA
- a CDS encoding ammonia permease, translating into MFGILTWMILALTLMLCQLSIGIFLIIAGFISISLIVVPIVCIGSGIDLEEVVPISGTLYWCLFSLAGLLAIISGRQISSICSMGTILFITGLCSITGYHLLYVTA; encoded by the coding sequence GTGTTCGGAATATTAACTTGGATGATTTTAGCTCTTACTTTAATGTTATGCCAATTAAGCATTGGTATTTTTTTAATTATTGCTGGTTTCATTAGCATATCGCTTATCGTTGTTCCTATCGTTTGTATAGGTTCTGGAATAGATTTAGAGGAGGTGGTTCCAATTTCGGGAACTTTATATTGGTGCCTGTTCTCTTTAGCTGGACTATTAGCTATTATAAGCGGCAGGCAAATATCGAGTATTTGTTCTATGGGGACGATTTTGTTTATAACAGGGCTGTGCTCCATAACTGGTTATCATCTTTTATATGTTACTGCATAA
- the pheS gene encoding phenylalanine--tRNA ligase subunit alpha — MEARLKELKQKALELIEEAKELKSLNDVRVAYLGKKGPITEVLRGMGKLSAEERPRMGALVNEVREAIQTRLDDKISNLEKAVIEAKLATETIDVTLPGRPVETGCHHPLTAVVEQIEDVFIGMGYEVAEGTEVEKDYYNFEALNLPKDHPARDMQDTFYITEETLLRTHTSSVQARTMENNKEKGPIKIICPGKVYRRDDDDATHSHQFMQIEGLVIDKNIRMSDLKGTLQVFVKKMFGEDREIRLRPSFFPFTEPSVEMDISCMMCHGKGCGTCKGTGWIEILGAGMVHPNVLEMAGYDSKEYQGFAFGMGAERIAMLKYGVDDIRHFYTNDVRFLQQFKRA; from the coding sequence ATGGAAGCACGTTTAAAAGAGCTAAAGCAAAAAGCGTTAGAGCTTATTGAAGAAGCGAAAGAGCTAAAGAGCTTAAACGACGTACGCGTAGCGTATTTAGGAAAAAAAGGCCCAATTACAGAAGTATTACGCGGCATGGGAAAATTGTCAGCAGAAGAGCGTCCACGTATGGGAGCATTAGTAAATGAAGTGCGTGAAGCGATTCAAACGCGTTTAGATGACAAAATTAGTAACTTAGAAAAAGCGGTAATCGAAGCGAAATTAGCTACTGAAACAATCGATGTTACACTGCCAGGTCGTCCTGTTGAAACAGGTTGTCACCATCCGTTAACAGCTGTTGTTGAGCAAATTGAAGATGTATTCATCGGTATGGGTTATGAAGTAGCTGAAGGAACAGAAGTAGAAAAAGACTACTACAACTTCGAAGCACTAAACTTACCGAAAGATCACCCAGCACGTGATATGCAAGATACATTCTACATTACAGAAGAAACGTTACTACGTACACATACATCTTCTGTGCAAGCACGTACGATGGAAAATAATAAAGAAAAAGGCCCGATTAAAATTATTTGTCCTGGTAAAGTGTATCGCCGTGATGACGACGATGCGACGCATTCACATCAGTTCATGCAAATTGAAGGTCTTGTAATTGATAAAAACATTCGTATGAGTGACTTAAAAGGTACACTGCAAGTATTCGTGAAAAAGATGTTCGGTGAAGATCGTGAAATCCGTCTTCGTCCAAGTTTCTTCCCATTCACAGAGCCATCTGTAGAGATGGATATTTCTTGTATGATGTGTCATGGCAAAGGTTGCGGCACTTGTAAAGGAACTGGCTGGATTGAAATTCTAGGCGCAGGTATGGTTCACCCGAACGTACTTGAAATGGCTGGTTATGATTCAAAAGAATATCAAGGTTTCGCATTCGGTATGGGCGCAGAGCGTATCGCAATGTTGAAATACGGAGTAGATGACATTCGTCATTTCTATACAAATGATGTACGTTTCTTACAACAATTCAAACGAGCGTAA
- a CDS encoding DNA-binding protein, which translates to MFSLLWVVYMPFLVLCGFFGGIFLIVTSMKHRKLFAGLMGLLSFSFVTLPFVFWGMGVESNTILPISTTLYWVLFSLTGLSAGLSGLQAKIKSIRNMGFIIFIAGILGVFFWVLMSVGDSFSL; encoded by the coding sequence ATGTTTAGCTTACTTTGGGTTGTTTATATGCCATTTCTTGTCTTATGTGGATTTTTCGGTGGTATTTTTTTAATTGTTACTAGCATGAAACATCGTAAATTATTTGCTGGTTTAATGGGGCTACTTAGCTTTTCCTTTGTCACACTACCTTTTGTTTTTTGGGGCATGGGAGTGGAGAGCAATACAATCCTCCCTATTTCGACTACTTTATATTGGGTACTGTTTTCTTTAACTGGATTATCAGCAGGATTGAGTGGATTACAAGCAAAGATTAAAAGTATACGTAATATGGGATTCATTATTTTTATCGCCGGCATATTAGGGGTTTTCTTCTGGGTACTTATGTCTGTAGGGGATTCATTCTCACTATAA
- a CDS encoding DHA2 family efflux MFS transporter permease subunit, which translates to MSSIVIAGYALFCIIVFFLVNRLLRKKKTKMGEEQVPAVSKIEVSKVETEEKEIERKQESEISNVVELETGKQEEVKQEKEVPKKQMSTPVENVNVKAVVAVLILGMFVSILNQTIINVALPPLMNEFNVSTSTAQWLITGFMLVNGILVPISAFLVSRFTYRKLFVAAMLFFTVGSIICATSGNFTMMMTGRVIQAVGAGILMPVGMNIFMTLFPPHKRGAAMGLLGVAMILAPAIGPTVTGWVIENYSWNVMFYAMFIIGLIITFLSLKFFTLAQPVSKTKLDIFGVVSSSIGLGSLLYGFSEAGNNSWTSAEVIISLVIGVIGLALFIWRELTTDNKMLDLQVFKYPVFTFTLIINAIVTMALFGGMLLLPVYLQNIRGFTPIESGLLLLPGSLIMGIMGPVAGKLFDKYGIRPLAIIGLAITTYATYEFTKLSMDTPYSVIMTDYIIRSIGMSFIMMPIMTAGMNALPMKLISHGTATQNTSRQVAGSIGTAILITLMTQQTTAHVADYGNMLTTSNPILVDKVHGMGQSLAALAGSAQPGDAMSTQLLYGQISKLSAINGINDAFLIATILAGIAWVLSFFLQSGNKPNRKAGN; encoded by the coding sequence ATGTCCTCAATTGTAATTGCAGGATATGCACTATTTTGTATAATCGTCTTCTTCCTTGTAAATCGTCTTTTACGAAAGAAAAAAACGAAAATGGGAGAAGAACAAGTCCCAGCCGTAAGTAAAATAGAAGTAAGTAAAGTTGAAACAGAAGAGAAAGAAATTGAACGAAAGCAAGAATCGGAAATTTCTAATGTAGTTGAGTTAGAAACAGGAAAGCAAGAAGAAGTAAAACAAGAAAAAGAAGTGCCGAAAAAACAAATGTCTACGCCTGTAGAGAATGTGAATGTAAAAGCAGTTGTAGCTGTATTAATTCTCGGCATGTTCGTTTCTATTTTAAACCAAACAATCATTAACGTTGCATTACCTCCGTTAATGAATGAATTTAACGTATCGACTTCAACAGCACAATGGTTAATTACAGGCTTCATGCTTGTAAATGGTATTTTAGTACCGATTAGTGCCTTTTTAGTTTCACGATTTACGTATCGTAAATTATTCGTAGCCGCAATGTTATTCTTTACGGTAGGATCTATCATTTGTGCTACTTCAGGAAACTTTACAATGATGATGACAGGCCGTGTAATTCAAGCAGTTGGTGCGGGTATTTTAATGCCGGTTGGTATGAATATCTTCATGACATTATTCCCGCCTCATAAACGCGGAGCAGCGATGGGGTTACTAGGTGTAGCAATGATTTTAGCACCAGCTATCGGACCAACTGTAACAGGTTGGGTGATTGAAAATTATAGCTGGAATGTAATGTTCTATGCGATGTTTATTATCGGTTTAATTATTACGTTCCTATCTTTAAAATTCTTTACACTAGCTCAGCCAGTGTCTAAAACGAAATTAGATATATTCGGTGTGGTTAGTTCAAGTATTGGACTAGGAAGCTTATTGTACGGATTTAGTGAAGCTGGAAATAATAGTTGGACTAGTGCAGAAGTCATTATTTCACTTGTTATCGGTGTAATTGGTTTAGCGTTATTTATTTGGAGAGAGTTAACAACGGACAATAAAATGCTTGATTTACAAGTATTTAAATATCCAGTATTTACTTTTACTTTAATAATTAACGCAATCGTAACGATGGCACTATTTGGAGGTATGTTATTACTTCCAGTATATCTGCAAAACATTCGTGGCTTTACGCCAATTGAATCTGGTTTACTACTTCTTCCAGGATCATTAATTATGGGAATCATGGGACCAGTAGCGGGTAAATTATTCGATAAATATGGCATTCGTCCATTAGCGATAATTGGATTGGCAATTACGACGTATGCGACATATGAATTTACAAAATTATCGATGGATACACCGTATAGCGTTATTATGACGGATTATATTATACGTTCAATTGGTATGTCATTCATTATGATGCCAATTATGACAGCTGGTATGAACGCACTGCCGATGAAATTAATTTCTCACGGTACAGCAACGCAAAATACGTCAAGACAAGTAGCTGGTTCAATCGGAACAGCGATTTTAATCACACTTATGACGCAACAAACAACTGCTCACGTAGCAGATTACGGCAATATGTTAACAACATCCAACCCAATTTTAGTTGATAAAGTACACGGCATGGGCCAAAGCTTAGCGGCCTTAGCTGGATCGGCTCAACCAGGAGATGCGATGAGCACACAACTATTATATGGACAAATTTCAAAGCTATCTGCAATTAACGGTATTAACGATGCCTTCTTAATCGCAACGATACTAGCAGGTATCGCTTGGGTGTTATCGTTCTTCTTACAATCAGGCAATAAACCAAATAGAAAAGCAGGGAATTAA
- a CDS encoding HlyD family secretion protein: MNQFRRMVIINIITLIVLVGGGIGGYYYYNQTENYLKTDNAKIDGKVIPVASPVAGKLTDWKAEVGKNYNENDKLGTVTVAAANGEQTVDVTIPQNATVVQSNATTNAFVGAGSPIAYAFDMNNLWVTANIEETDVDDVQKGQDVDVYVDAYPDTTLTGKVEQVGLTTANTFSMLPSSNATANYTKVTQVVPVKISLDHSKSVNIVPGMNVTVRIHK; the protein is encoded by the coding sequence ATGAATCAGTTTCGAAGAATGGTAATTATCAACATTATCACATTAATTGTACTAGTTGGCGGCGGTATTGGCGGTTATTACTATTACAACCAAACGGAAAATTACTTAAAAACAGACAATGCAAAGATTGATGGAAAGGTAATTCCGGTTGCTTCACCAGTAGCAGGTAAACTAACTGACTGGAAAGCTGAAGTAGGAAAAAATTATAATGAGAACGATAAACTAGGTACTGTTACTGTAGCGGCAGCTAATGGAGAACAAACAGTAGATGTAACAATTCCACAAAATGCAACGGTTGTACAATCAAACGCAACAACAAATGCTTTCGTTGGAGCTGGTAGCCCGATTGCTTACGCATTCGATATGAACAATTTATGGGTAACAGCAAACATTGAAGAAACAGATGTCGATGATGTTCAAAAAGGTCAAGATGTAGATGTGTATGTAGATGCATACCCAGATACAACGTTAACAGGAAAAGTAGAACAAGTTGGCTTAACAACAGCGAATACATTCTCTATGTTGCCATCAAGCAACGCAACAGCGAACTATACGAAAGTAACACAAGTAGTACCAGTTAAAATTTCTTTAGACCATAGCAAATCAGTAAATATTGTTCCTGGCATGAATGTGACAGTTCGTATTCATAAGTAA
- a CDS encoding HD domain-containing protein yields the protein MHRITLEQIFKHHITQKYVNRSGMVHAIAVAYHAFHLAKKHHASVDAATKAGFLHDIGHHTWYTGGEWDYDLYKKNDIHAIKGAERAHKLLIRLGEHPKLAKEISIAILLHTDSFLVEQEIERTSLQNIIKWADEADEEPGGAHHYRTISYEKALKAIQQLDRLVERELQIEQAKLNNKTEHSYQ from the coding sequence ATGCACCGTATTACGCTTGAACAAATTTTTAAACACCACATTACACAAAAATACGTAAACCGTTCTGGAATGGTCCACGCGATCGCTGTCGCTTACCATGCGTTTCACCTAGCCAAAAAGCATCACGCCTCAGTCGATGCTGCCACAAAAGCTGGCTTCCTTCATGATATCGGACATCATACGTGGTACACAGGCGGCGAATGGGATTATGACTTATATAAAAAGAATGATATCCATGCAATTAAAGGCGCTGAAAGAGCACATAAATTACTTATTAGATTAGGAGAACATCCAAAACTAGCAAAAGAAATTTCTATTGCAATTCTTCTTCATACAGATTCTTTCTTAGTGGAACAAGAAATTGAAAGAACATCTCTTCAAAATATTATTAAATGGGCAGATGAAGCAGATGAAGAACCGGGCGGAGCACATCATTATCGAACAATTTCTTATGAAAAAGCACTTAAAGCAATTCAGCAATTAGATCGATTGGTAGAGCGTGAATTGCAAATAGAGCAAGCAAAATTGAATAACAAGACAGAACATAGTTATCAATGA